The genomic DNA TATACGCAATGCTGTGAACCAATTTCTGAAGAGCCCGGTGCGGGAAATCCGCACGCCGGGTTCTGTGGGGGTTGGGCCACCCAATTGGGTGGCCCTTCTACCCGGAGGTCGGCGGCTAAAAGCCGCCCCCTATCCCGATTCAGGGTATTGTTATAAGACTCACATTGCTTTATTATACTAAGATTTTAGTGGCACCCTAGAAGGGGTACAGTCACTTATGAATAACGGTTTTAGTTGTCTTATAAAACCCAGCACTTTTGATTTTCATTAACATCACAATCTAACTAGTTGTCGCTAAAGAGATACAATATGGCTCCCTTGCATAATCGACAAGATCTCTCTTTATGGCAAGTTTTAAAGTTATTCAAGTAGGTCTTATATTGCTGGCTGATTATGGTAGATTTATATTGTAGTGTATTAGCAGATAATTACGAGGCGATTATGTTACCAGATTTTCCTCAAGCAAAAAACGAGCTCATGCAGGTACTGACGGAGCGCATGAAACTAATTCAATCAGGGTTTATGCAGCCCTTCGGAGAGTTACCGAAGTTTGTCATGCATGAGGGAGATAGTTTCAGGATTATTCGAGCCGATGGTTCTATTGATGAAGTCCCAATGAAGGAAGCTAAGGTAAAAATTACTATTGAGCACTCAGAAGTTGAAACCATGACGCCTGCAGAAATCATTCAAAGAGTGGATTCGATGGCCGAAGAGATGGCAAGGCAGCAATCACAAATCTTTTTCAAGAAAATCAACGAGACAACAGCTGCGGTTGGTAATACCATCGATGTGGGTGGAGGAGAGCTTACCGTCGATGATTATTTAGATATGCTATCGAAAGTTCAATTCAATTTTGATGAAAATGGAGAGCCTAAGCTACCCGTAGCTGTTACAGGCGAAAAGCTCCATGAGGCTATGGTTAAAATACAAGAACAGCTTAGAACCGATGCAGCCGCAAAAGCCCGTTTCGATGAAATCATTCGGCAAGAAAAGGAAGAGTGGCGTGTTAGAGAGAGTAATCGAAAATTGGTTGGATAGGGCGAGCGAAAAGTCCTTCCAGATTCCATTTTCTCATATGCTTATCAACGAAGGGTACAAAATAATACACGTATCGCGACATTGCGGTATGGAACTTGGGAAAGACATCATAGCTATCGATGCAGACGGAACACCATGCGCTTTTCAGCTTAAAGGTGCAAAGAATGGTAAAATCTCTCTCTCACAGTGGCGAGAGGATAGTATTAGCGCACAATTGCAGGATTTGGTTATGACGGCTATCGACCACCCCTCGGTTGATGCCACTAAGCCCCACCGCTCATTTTTTGTTACGAACGGTAATCTTGAAGAAGAGGTAAGCCGAGCCATAAGCGATATGAACCGAACTTGGGAGAGGCAAGGTCAACCTTACGGCATAGAAACGATTGTTCGAGGAGAGTTCCTTGAAATGGCGCTTAACCTAGGAACCAATCTTCTCCCATCGGGCTTACCAGATACTACGCTTGAGCAAAGATTCCTCCAACTCTTTCAAGAAATGGGCAACGACGTTCTACCTAAGGAAAAACTCACTGCGCTCATAGAATCAGTCTTACCATTCGGTTACGTGAAAACGAACGATAGAAGCAGGAAGCCGTCGAAAGCGGCATGTAGTAGGGCAATATCGGGCGCTGCTGTTCTATGCTCAATCAGCACTTCCAGTTTTGATGAGAAGAATAACCACGTGGCGGTCATAGAAGCATGGGTCATATTCTTATCTTATACACTGGCGCTGGCAGAGAGATGGGACCTAGACCCAAAATATTGGAAAAATGAATTTGAAATGGCTAAACAAGCAATTTATAACAAGCTCGAAGACCTCTATGACGAAGTCAAGGAAGCGCCTTACCTGACAGAAGGGAACGCATTGGCTGACCCGCCGTTCTACCGTGTAAGATTAACATGGTTAGTGGCCTATATGAGCATCCTTGGCCTCTGGAGGCGTTTCGAGAACAAAAGAGCAGATGAAACCGATGTCTTTATCAAGGAATTCTGCTTAGAGAATCGTCGCAAACTTTATATGTGGGGTGAAGCTGCTGCACCCCAGTTCCTTGCGGCGATGTGGTATCAAAAAAAAGTTATCTCGACGCCTGAGCCAGACTTTTTGCTTAAGGCTCTTATCGAGGTAATTTGTCATGTCAACAAACCGAAAGGGGAGGAGCTATTAGCGAATCCGTATTATGATGCGAACAGTGTTATGCCCCACCTTTTGGGGATAGCGGAAAAGCCATTGGATGAAAGATTTCGCGGTAACTCATATGTCTTAGAAGGTCTAGTTCACCTCTTCGTGAGACGCAATTTTAAGCAACATACTTGGCCGCTTTGGCCTGATGTTACTAGGATCTCGGTTACAACATTTAAACCGAAGAAATTATGGCATCTATATAAATGGAATAACCGAGAAGGAGTTCTTGAGATAGCCTATCCAAAGCATACCCAGGATTGGAGTGAGCTACGAACAATGGCTCAAGAATCTGGTGGCGCTTATGTTCCTAAACTTATTAAGACCGAACCAGTTCTGTTCCTACTATTCTTATGTGTTTATCCCCATCGAATGAATGCATCTATTATGCGATGGTTGGATTCAGAGCTAATGAGAATCTAAAGGTTCATTTTTTGATAAGGTTCAATGATAAAAATGAACCTCACCCAAAAACTGGTCCATTTAAAACTAGAGAAAATTTAGTTTCTGGCGTTTCCTTACAGTCGTAATTCGCCGCATATTCAGCGGGAGTCATGTTGCCGAGCGAGCTGTGCGGCGTAAAATTATTGCACTCAATTCTCCAGGCCGCGATCTTGGCCCGAGCGTCCTCTATGGAGAGGAACTTGTTCGTATTTAAGCACTCATCTCCGAATCGTTCGACAACGCTTTCAAGCTTGTCATCGCCGGTTAAAAATTGACCCCCTGGTCTGAGAACCGTAAGATTTCTGCTGTGAGATATGATTGACCCTCGCGATAATGGCTCGGCCAACCACATGCATATCTCTTTGACGTACAATCACAGTAAGAGATATAATACAAACAATCGTACGTCTAGTTTCAAGTGCGTATTTGCCAGCAGCAAAAAGGAGATATTGATGCCAGAGACTAGCGGCGGCCCTTACCGTTGGCGAACTTGGTTAAGAACCCATCTGCCATGGTTCCTAATTAACTTTGGTATTGCGAGTAAAGGCAAAGATTGTGAAGCTGCTGGTGGTCGTCATGAGTGGTACAACAATGATGGCGAATCTAGCGGATGCTACCATTGCAAAATCATACGTCGTGGCGAGCTATGGGACCAATGAATTTATTAGGTGCTGATTAAACCGATGAAATAACGTGCGAGGTTGTGGTAGGAATCGATGGGAAAGAAACTAATCCCTAAAGACAGCGAGCTATATGGGCGTATAGATGAGGTTCTTCATTATATCTGGGATCCAATAGGAATCTCCGATGAGCCCTGGGCGCGCGACGAATATCACACTTATTTGCCCGAAGTATTCTCTTTAATTAAATCCAATAGCAGCATCGACAAAATTGTTGACTATCTTGTAAGGATAGAGCACGAGCGCATGGGTCTTACTCCAAACAGAGAACACGCAAAGATAGTCGCAGAAATCTTAGTGGCTTGGCAACAAAGGGTATCTGAGGAGAATCGCTGAGAAATGGCTATAGCGAACATCATCTTAGAGGGAGCCATCGACTTTCGCTTATCATCGGCTAGGAGTTTCCGCTTCCAAACGTAAAGGAACATCGCGATGAAGGTGTTGGTAATATACGATTCGCTTTATGGCAACACGGAGCAAATAGTCCGAGCGATTGGCGCTGCTTGCGGCTCCGGCGAGGATGTCGCGGTGCTTCGCGTGGGCGATGTGAAACCTCAGCAACTGGCGGGATTGGATATGCTAGTCGTTGGTT from Actinomycetota bacterium includes the following:
- a CDS encoding transposase, giving the protein MAEPLSRGSIISHSRNLTVLRPGGQFLTGDDKLESVVERFGDECLNTNKFLSIEDARAKIAAWRIECNNFTPHSSLGNMTPAEYAANYDCKETPETKFSLVLNGPVFG